The Malus domestica chromosome 06, GDT2T_hap1 genome has a segment encoding these proteins:
- the LOC103404024 gene encoding polcalcin Jun o 2-like has product MGFKSLFSRNKKSSPDVAAAHADVPAAHADVAAAHADVVATHPAASAAHLAASVIVSAYSRTHIIELDQVFKKFDVNGNKKISSSELGAIMSSLGQPSSDE; this is encoded by the coding sequence ATGGGTTTCAAATCCCTCTTCTCCAGGAATAAGAAATCCAGTCCCGACGTCGCCGCTGCCCACGCTGACGTCCCTGCTGCCCACGCCGACGTCGCCGCTGCCCACGCCGATGTCGTTGCTACCCACCCCGCCGCCTCCGCTGCCCACCTCGCTGCCTCCGTCATCGTTTCAGCCTACTCGCGAACCCATATCATCGAGCTCGACCAAGTTTTCAAGAAATTCGACGTCAATGGCAACAAAAAGATCTCGTCTTCCGAGCTCGGAGCCATCATGAGCAGCCTGGGGCAGCCGTCCTCCGACGAGTAG